A window of Candidatus Thermoplasmatota archaeon genomic DNA:
TGTTTATCCTCTTGATGAACTCCCTGATCTCCGTCGTGGACTGCGGGTCGAGCCCGAGCGTAGGCTCGTCCATGAAGAGAACGTCGGGAACGCTGAGAAGGGCCCTGATGATGTTTATCCTCTGCTTCATCCCAGTGGAGTAAGTCCCTATCTGGCTCTTCGCCCACTTCTCCATGTGAACGAGCTTGAGCAGCTTGTATGTCCTCTTCTCCAGCGTGTCCTTGGGTATGTTGTACAGCTTGCCGAAGAGCTTGAGGTTCTCCACTGCCGTCAGGCGGTCGTACATTATCATCTTCTCGGAGACCAGGCCGATGTGCTCCCGGACCTTCCCGTCCTGCTTGATTATGTCATATCCGGCGACTTCGGCGGTTCCCTCTGTCGGGGCGAGAAGCGTGCACAGCATCCTGATGAGTGTCGTCTTCCCCGCTCCGTTGGGACCGAGCAGGCCGAATATCTCTCCCTTCTTGACGTCGATGTTCACGTGATCGACTGCGACCAGGTCCTTGAACTTCTTTGTGAGGTTCCGCGTGACGATTGCCTCTACCATCAAAACCACTTCCTGACTCTCCTCCGATTTAGCACGCTCTGGATATAAATCTATGGCTCGGCCCGATCGGATGGGCGGAAGCCTAGCTCAGATCCCAGGGAACGTTCCCAGCTCCCTGCTGCTTCTGGAGGCGAAGTAGCCTCCGACGCCGCCGATCACGACCGTCCCAGCGACGATGAAGTCGAGTGTCAGGGCCCTCCGCTTCTTCACTCCACCGTAGATGAGGACGCCGAGACCCCAGTGCATCATGGCTCCACGTCCCGAAGTGGAGGGTACGAGCTGGAAGATTGGAGAGGCCTGGAACCTGGGTCGTCCAGCGCCAGAAACATTTATCGTGGGAGAACGCATACTCAGGCTTGAGAAGTGGGGCGGACCTGCATGGCGATCGACGAAGTGGAGGAACCTGTGGAGGAGCCTGTAGAGGACTCTGGCGGGAGGTCTCTCACGAGGAGGACCCTTGCGGTTCTGGTTGCCATTGCTCTCGTCCTGGCGGTGACTCTGGCCACGGTCGTCTTCTTCGTCTTCTTCACCGAGCCCGAGGAGCCGTTCATGACCGTGAGCCAAGTATACGATGACTGGACAGACACCGACGGGGATGACTGGCCCGATGATTTCGCTTCCTTCAATGAAGGAGACAATGTGACCGTTCGGGACAGGATACTCGGATTGTCACATTCAGACTTCATCGGATCGGCCTCCATTCTTTTCCCATATACGGGGAAGAAGTGGAACGATCTCATCGGGGAACGGGTATACCTATTTGCAGAGTCAAACGGAAGTCTGTGCTCGTACGGTCCCGGGGACTTGATGACACTTAATGGGACTCTCGAGGTCTACGAGTGGGAAGGCGAGAGAGTGGAGTTCTTCAACTGGACC
This region includes:
- a CDS encoding ATP-binding cassette domain-containing protein, which produces MVEAIVTRNLTKKFKDLVAVDHVNIDVKKGEIFGLLGPNGAGKTTLIRMLCTLLAPTEGTAEVAGYDIIKQDGKVREHIGLVSEKMIMYDRLTAVENLKLFGKLYNIPKDTLEKRTYKLLKLVHMEKWAKSQIGTYSTGMKQRINIIRALLSVPDVLFMDEPTLGLDPQSTTEIREFIKRINIENETSIILTTHMMVEADMLCDRVGIIDRGKIVALDTPRSLKRIIGGADIASVDIEIPNLTNEMLEALKDQPTIVSVVRENETHLLIRAKGDDAFDDIIDTIRARNGKIAFVKSLEPSLEDVFLHITGREMRAEVSSKVRSFQGGGGHGPPALSRRVR